A segment of the Siphonobacter curvatus genome:
TAGTTTCAGGCGGTAAAAATAGAGCCTATTTCTGAGGATGAGTTGGCTTTGGTGAATTATTCACTAGCGAAGGATGATCTTTCGGGTAATTTTTCCGGAACTCGCCGTTTGAATCTGAACCAGATACACGCCAGTAGGCAATCCTCTAAAATCGAGTTCATACCGATTGGTGCCATTGGAACGGGCTTTACCCAGCCATTGACCGAGCAGACTATACAGATGCACCTCCGCCTCGGCCGTCGTCTGGATCGTTACGTAACGATCCGTGGGATTGGGTCCGACCCGTACAGTCTCCGTGCCCGTATCGGGCGAAGGCGGCAACTTCTCCGAACGATTCAGTAGCAACCGCAGGCCACCGGTATTCGTGCCTGCTACAATATCGGGCAATCCATCCTGATTGAGGTCCGCTACGGCTAGCGAAGGAACACCGCCAATTTTTAAGCTCGTAACCGCATTAACGGGCGATTGTACCGAATTAGAATCCGCTGAAAGGGTTGTTTGATTAAGAAAATCGTGGAAAACTTTCAGGGAACCATTATCGTAGGCCGTCAGCAGGTCCAGTCGTTCGTCGCCGTTGACATCCGCTGCAATTAGTGAGAACCCCCGGTTGGTAAAATCATCCGTCTGGCCACCGTACGACTTGGTTTCCAACTGATACGTGGGCTGGGTAGACGTGCCCGTGTTGCGGTAATATTGAATGCCACCGTAGTAGGTGCCGATCAGCAGGTCAATGCGTCCGTCCCGGTTCACATCAAGGTACAGAGGAACCGAACCCGCGTAGAGGTCATTCGGGAGGGGCAACGCCGTAAGCTCGTCCGGATTGAGCTGAAAAGCTCCGGTCTTACCACCTCGGTTAGGAATGTACCGAACGATGGAGCCGGCTGGCGTCTGAGCCATGAAACCTAAATCGGGAATACCGTCACCGGTTACGTCACTAACAAAGATGTTGACATTGGTAACCAACTGGTTCTGTCGGTTCTGTAGCTGCGTGGCCAGCCCCAGATAATCATCCGTTTCAAGCTGGAATTTAGCCTGTTGAGGGGTACCGACATTGCGGAATAGAGCGATGCCACCCCGGTACGTTTGCCCGGAGCGAAAACCGGCATATCCCACCAGTAAATCGGCGTCGCCGTCGCCATCCAGGTCGGCCAGAGCAGTAGTCGTATTTTCGCCCAGGTCCACCATATCTTCCTGTAAAAAATTCTCTTTCCGAAAGATCAGACCTGAGCCCGTACTCTCATAAAGCCAGGCGGTCCGGCGAAAGTCATTGGCCTTGAGCTGATCATTGGAGTAGACATTCGGAGCAGCCAGCAGATCGGGTTTCCCATCAAACGTGACGTCTTCCAGGAACGTGGCCGGAAATACGCCCATATCAATCGGTTTTACCGAAGGAAACAAATAGTCAGCCTGCGTGAATCGAGCCTTTTCCCGCGTGCCCGCATTGGGCATGTACGCTACGTGGGAATCTTCGATGTAACTGTAAAAGAAGTCTTTCACGCCATCTCCGTTATAATCCCAGAGCAAAATACTATTGCCTGCATGCAGGGGGCGACCCCCCGGATTGTTCTGGACGGCTGGACAATCGCCTTCGCCAGTTTCGCAGTTCATATTGAAGCAGGCATCTCCGTACTGTCGCTTGATGAAGTTTCCCCAGCAAAAACCAACTTTCTTGAAGGTCAAACCGGCCTTGCCCGTTCGTTCGATGCTCATGTTCTGGTGGTATTCCGCAAAGTCGCCCGCAATGTCAAAGATGACCAAATCCAGATCGCCGTCCCCGTCCACGTCATCAATCCCGGGTACGTCCGTGGAAGGCACCTGCATATTTACCTGACCCGAAAATCCTTCGGTATACAGTGGATCGAACAGCAACTGCCAGCGGAAACCAGAAGGAGCTGATACATTTTGATACACTTTAATTCCCGACGGCGTATGGGCGAACAAATCCTTGCGGCCATCACCATCGAAATCACGAAGAAGCATCCAGCTTTCTAGTTCGGGGAAGTACGCCTCGTAGAGGGGAGCGTGTCGCCAGGTGTAGGAGCCATTACCCGTGGGCTGGGCCAGAAAGGTGGAAATTTTTCGACTGGTTCGATCAAAAATTACTAAATCCTCGACCTGATCCTGATTTAAATGCATTTTGGAAAACTGCGGAGCATTCAGTCCTCCGGCCCAGGCATTGGGCAGGATTCGACCCTGTACGGTAACCTGAACCGCAGTATCCAGTTCAAAGGAAAACTTCTGAGCATGGGCCTCAAAAGAAAGAAATGAAACGAGCAGCCCCAGGCCCGTCAGCAGGTAACGGTTTTTCATTGCATCTTTGTCACATCAGTTCAACAACGAATGGAAAATACATTTAGCGTTTCGGGTGGAGAGTTTTAGCCGGGAGAGCTACGAATTCCAAACCCAAAACTTCAAACGATCTATACATGATTGCAGACCTTTATCAAAAGTACCTGACTTGCAGCAGTGTTTCGATTGATACCCGCAAAATTGAGCCCGGAGCGATGTTTTTCGCGTTAAAAGGGGAAAAATTTGACGCGAATACCTTTGCCGCCCAGGCCCTGACCAACGGAGCTGCCTATGTGGTGATGGATAATGCCGAGTACGCGACCGACGAACGTTGTCTGGTTGTGCCCAATACGCTTCAGGCCTTGCAACAACTGGCTTTGTATCATCGGCGTACGCTGACCATTCCCGTCATCGGCATTGGCGGATCTAATGGCAAAACGACGACTAAAGAGCTGACCCACCGCGTACTAGCGAAACGATTCCGGACGTTTGCTACACCCGGTAATTATAACAACTACATCGGCGTACCGCTTACCCTGCTTTCCATGCCGATAGGTACAGAAGTCCTTATCGTAGAATTGGGAGCCAACCAGAAAGGCGATATTGAAGAATTGGTGAACATCTGCGAACCCGGTCTCGGCTTGATTACCAATATTGGAAAGTCACACTTGGAAGGTTTTGGTGGCTTGCAGGGGGTACGCGAAGGGGAGGGGGAACTCTACGATTTTCTGGTACAGACCAACGGCCTGATCTTCTTTCATGCTCAGGATGAAACGCTGGTGAGTATGCTGGAAGAACGGGGAGCAAAGAAATTCAACCTGATTCCTTACCGCGACGACGTTCAGTTGCTGGAAACCAACCCGAACGTGGTGTATGAAATAGGCGAACAACGCGTGGAAACGCACCTGATGGGAGATTACAACTTCATTAACATGCGGGCTGCCCTAACGCTGGGCCATTATTTTGGCGTGGCTGAAGCAGATATGCACGCCGCCATTGCGGGCTACGTGGCCGAAAATAACCGCTCCCAGATTCTACAGAAAGGTTCGAATACCATCTGGCTGGATGCGTATAATGCTAACCCAAGTTCAATGGCCGCTGCATTAAAGAATTTCGAAGCTCTGGACGCGAAGAAAAAATTGGTCATTCTGGGCGACATGTTTGAACTGGGCGAAGAAGGGCCCTCCGAGCACGAGCTGATGGGAAAACTGATTGCCGAATGCCACTTTGATTACGTACTTCTGGCGGGACCGCTCATGCAGAACGCCCTGAAATACCTGCCCCGGGCGTATTACTTCCCCGATAAATTCGGCCTACACGTCTGGTTGGAGGAACATCCCATGACGGATACGCATTTCCTCATTAAAGGTTCTCGCGGTATGGGACTGGAGAGTACGCTGGGGATGATTGGGGGAGGGGAGAGTTCATAGTTTTGAGCCGCAGCAGTTTTCAGTTTTTAAGGTAAAACCCGGTAAAGGTAGCGGGATGGGTTGTCCGTAGCATTGGCTACGGACGCAAAAGTTGGTAGGCTGTGCCTACCGGCCAGGACGCACCCCGCATTGCAACGGGGCTAATCAAATTGAACCCCTGCGGGGTTAGGTGGCGGTTTATAAAGTAGTATTTGCCCTGCTCATCCCGATTTTAAACCGTCATGGAATGATCGGGGTGGAATGGTTTCGCGTCTGTGACGCGAAGTACGGTTCACTTTCGGCTCTCAAATTTGGAACAGCGAACGACAGCCGGGTAGGTTGTTGATCCTATGAAACAAAGGGTCGGTTCTGCCGGACTCACCTTCGTTAAAGACGCTTTGCCTAACATGCCTTGCTCTTTCGGAAAGGCTGCCTGTGCGGGAAAGCAGGGTTGAAAACATGGAAAGAAAACCTGCGACGAAACTTTGTAACGACTCTGAGCATTCTAAATCAATTCGCTACCGGTAGCTGCTACCCAAAACTCAAAACTCAAAACGCACAACGGTAAACTCTACCTATCTTTGCACGTTTATCTTTTTATACTTTCTGGACACAACGCCGACTCCGATCCGGCATCGTTTCGTAACCGATGACAACGATTCAAAAACCCGACATTCGCAGCCTTCTTAAAAACCGTATTCTGGTACTCGATGGAGCCATGGGTACGATGATTCAGCGGTATAAGCTGGAAGAAGAAGATTATCGGGGCTCTCGCTTTGCCGACTGGCCCCATCCCCTGAAGGGAAATAACGACTTGCTCGTACTGACCCGACCCGACATTATCAAAACGATTCACGCCGAGTATTACGAAGCCGGAGCGGATATCGTGGAAACCAACTCCTTTTCCGGTACCTGGATTGCCATGGCCGATTATGGCATGGAAGAGCTGGTCTACGAACTCAACTACGAGTCGGCCCGTATTGCTCGTGAAGTCGCCGATGAATTTACGGCTCGCAACCCGGACAAGCCCCGGTACGTGGCGGGATCCATGGGGCCTACAAACCGTACCGCCAGCCTCTCGCCCGATGTGAACAACCCTGGTTACCGGGCCATCACTTTCGATCAGCTGGTGGGTGCGTATTACGAACAGACCAAAGCACTAATCGAAGGTGGCAGTGATATTTTGCTGGTCGAAACCATTTTCGATACGCTCAATGCTAAGGCGGCTCTGTTTGCCATTGATACCTACTATCAGGACGTGACGAATGGAAAGTCGCCCTGGCCCGAACATATCCCGCAAGGACCCAAATTTGAAGTGCCGATCATGGTATCCGGTACCATTACCGATGCCTCGGGTCGTACGCTTTCCGGACAAACGACGGAAGCTTTTCTTACCTCTGTATCGCATTTGCCCCTGCTTTCCGTAGGGCTAAACTGTGCCTTGGGAGCCGATCTGATGCGGCCGTATGTACAGACCCTGGCCGATAAATCACCCTTCTTTACCTCGGCCCACCCCAACGCGGGTTTGCCGAATGAAATGGGTGAATACGACGAGACGCCCGAGCAAATGGGTGAAACGATCAATGGCTTCCTGAACGACGGACTACTGAATATTATCGGTGGATGCTGCGGTACGACGCCCGGCCACATTCGCCGTATTGCGGAAATTGCTGCTACCCACCAGCCCCGACCTATTCCCGTCGAGGAACCCGTACTGAAATTATCGGGTTTGGAGCCGATTGAGGTAACGAAGGAAAAGGTACTGTTTCTGAACATCGGGGAGCGTTGTAACGTAACCGGTTCGAAGAAATTTGCCCGGCTGATTCGGGAAAACAAGTACGACGAAGCCCTGAGTATTGCCCGGGAACAGGTAGAAACTGGAGCTCAGGTCATCGACGTAAACATGGATGAAGGGATGATTGACGGAGCTGCCGCCATGACTACCTTTCTAAATTTACTCGCTGCCGAACCCGACATTGCCCGGGTACCCGTCATGGTCGATTCTTCCAAGTGGGAAGTGATCGAGGCGGGTTTGAAATGCGTACAGGGAAAAGCAATTGTGAACTCCATTTCCCTGAAAGAAGGCGAAGAGAAGTTCAAGGAATACGCCCGCACGGTGCAACGGTACGGAGCCGCCGCCGTAGTGATGGCTTTTGATGAAAATGGTCAGGCCGATAGCTACGAACGCCGGATTGAAATTTGCGAACGGGCGTACCGGATTTTGGTGGACGAAGTCGGCTTCCCCGCCGAAGACATCATCTTCGACCCTAACATTTTAACCGTTGCTACAGGAATCGACGAGCACAATAACTACGCCGTCGATTTCATTAATGCAACCCGCTGGATTAAAGAAAACCTGCCGCACGCGAAAGTTTCGGGTGGGGTATCCAACGTATCGTTTAGCTTCCGGGGGAACGAACCCGTTCGGGAAGCCATTCACTCGGCCTTCCTGTACCATGCCATTAAAGCTGGTATGGATATGGGCATTGTGAACGCCGGTCAGTTGACGATCTACGACGAAATTCCAAAGGACTTTCTGGAACTGGTGGAAGACGTTTTGCTCAACCGCCGTCCCGACTCCACCGAACGCCTCGTAACATTTGCCGAAACGGTGAAAGCCAAAGGAAAAACGGAAACGGGACCGGATAACTCCTGGCGGCAACTGCCCGTGAAAGAGCGGCTCTCGCACGCTCTGGTCAAAGGCATCGCCGATTTCATTGATGAAGATACAGAAGAATGTCGTCAGGCATACGCTCGCCCGATTGAGGTGATTGAAGGTCCGCTGATGGACGGGATGAATGTGGTAGGGGATCTGTTTGGGGCTGGGAAAATGTTTCTGCCGCAGGTCGTTAAATCGGCCCGGGTCATGAAAAAAGCCGTAGCTTACCTCCAACCCTTCATTGAAGCCAGTAAAGAAGCCGGATCTACGGCTGGACGTATTTTGCTGGCAACGGTTAAGGGCGACGTACACGATATTGGCAAGAACATCGTGGGCGTAGTACTGGGCTGTAACAATTACGAGATCATTGATTTGGGCGTAATGGTGCCAACGGATAAAATACTGGAAGCGGCCAAGACGCACAACGTAGATATTATTGGATTGTCGGGACTGATTACGCCGAGTCTGGATGAAATGGTGGGCGTGGCCAAAGAAATGGAACGGCAGGGTTTCAACGTACCCCTGCTCATTGGTGGAGCAACGACGTCCCGAATTCATACGGCCGTAAAAATTGATCCGCAGTACTCCGGACCCGTCATTCACGTACTCGACGCTTCCCGTTCAGTACCCGTAGCCGGACGTCTGACGCAAAGCGACGAATCAAGAGCGGCGGTACTTTCGAGCATCAAGGCCGAATACGCTAAGCTTCGCGAAGATCACGCCAAACGCAAATCGGATAAGAATTTCGTCAACATTGAAGCGGCTCGTCAGAATAAGGTAAACATCGACTGGGAGAACTTCCAGGCTACCAAACCCCGATTCCTGGGTACGCGGGTATTTGAAGACTATTCCCTGTCGGAAATTGCCCCGTACATTGACTGGACGCCCTTCTTCCAGACCTGGCAATTGCACGGCAAGTACCCCGCGATTCTGGAAGATCAGGTCGTAGGAGCGGAGGCGAAGAAATTGTTCGAAGATGCCAATAACCTGTTGTTGGAAATCATTCACGATCAATCGTTGAAAGCAAGAGCCGTTGTGGGTTTCTGGCCCGCGAATAGTCACGAGGATGATATTATTCTGCATCCCTACGAGACGGTAAGCCGGGAAGTATCCTGCGAACGCCACGGCTCGCATACGCATCTGGAGTATCAGATCAGCCGGGCCAACCGATCGGGCGAAGAAGTCATTACTACGCCTGCTTTAGCTACGTTACATCATCTGCGTCAGCAAAGTCAGAAAGCAGCCAATCTGCCCAACTACTCACTAGCCGATTTCATTGCTCCACTGGAAAGCGTGCATACAGATTATATTGGCGGTTTTGCCGTAACAACCGGAATCGGTATCGAAGCCCTGCTGGAGAAATACGAAAAAGACCACGACGATTACGGCAGTATCATGGTAAAAGCCATTGCCGACCGGCTTGCCGAGGCTTTTGCCGAATTGATGCACCAACGCGTTCGGAAGGAATTCTGGGGTTACGCGGCAAACGAAACCCTGGAAAATCAGGATTTGATTGAAGAGAAGTACCAGGGCATTCGTCCGGCTCCCGGTTATCCGGCCTGTCCCGAACATACCGAGAAGCGGACGCTATTTGATTTACTGGGTGCCGAACAGCTGGGTATTACGCTTACGGAAAGTTATGCCATGTATCCGGCTAGCTCCGTCAGTGGCTGGTATTTCAGTCATCCCGACAGCCGTTATTTCACCGTGGGTAAAATTCAGAAAGATCAGGTAGAAGATTACGCTAAACGCAAAGGAATGACGCTGGAAGAGGCCGAAAAATGGTTGGCTCCAGCTTTGGCGTACTAACATTAGGTTTTAAAACCAGTACTCCCTCGTTTGCGGTTGCAGGCGAGGGAGTTTTTATAAGCACTAAATGAAGGAAGATCGTATGAAAAACAGATTTAATGCTCTAATCATCGTCTTAGGTATACTGGTCAACACGGGCTGGGCCCAGCAAAAAATCGTCGTTTTTCAGTCAGATTTTGGCTTGAAGGATGGAGCCGTTTCGGCCATGAAAGGAGTGGCGATGGGTGTTTCAACTGAGTTGAAGTTATTTGATCTAACCCACGAAATACCCGCTTACAACATCTGGGAAGCTGCGTACCGCCTCGAACAAACCGTAGCGTATTGGCCCGCCGGTACCGTGTTTGTATCCGTCGTAGACCCCGGCGTAGGAACGGAGCGAAAATCCGTTGTACTGAAAACGAAGTCGGGCCATTTCATTGTCACGCCCGATAACGGAACACTGACCCTCCTGGCCGAATCGGCGGGTATTGCGGAAGTACGGGAAATCAACGAGGCCGTTAACCGCCGGAAAAATTCGGGCAAATCCTATACTTTTCACGGTCGTGATGTATACGCCTACACCGCCGCCCGGCTGGCTGCTGGCGTGATTTCCTTCCCGCAGGTAGGACCTTTGTTACCGAAACAGGTGGTATCGCTACCGTATCAGAAAGCGAGTCGGGAGGGGCAATCGCTGAAAGGGACCATTCCCATTCTGGACGTACAATACGGCAATGTCTGGACCAATATTCCGGTTGACTTGTTTCAACAACTGGGCGTTACGGCTGGGCAGTCCGTACGCGTCCGGATCTTCCATCGAAATCAGAAAGTGTACGAAGACACGCTGCCTTACGTGGAAACGTTTGGGAGTGTGGCCGAAGACAAACCGCTCGTGTACCTGAACAGTCTCTTGCAGGTTGCCTTCGCCCTGAATCAGGGAAACTTCGCCGAGACGCATCACATCGGGAGTGGCGGCGAGTGGAGCGTGGAGCTTTCCCGATAACTATTCGCTGTAAATGGGAAGGCTCCGTCGCCGCAATAAGCCTCCTTCCCGATTTGAAAATACGGTCCGGATTTCGGCGAGAATGGAAAGGTCGATTTCTTCGGGAGTCGCTGCTCCAGTATCCAGTCCGGCGGGGCTGTAGGTTCGCTGAAGTTGAGAATCCGATAGGGGCTGATTGGCTTCTTCCATCCGCTGGATCATCTTTTCAAATCGCTTGCGGGGACCCAACAGGCCGATGTACGGAACCGTCGTGGTCGTTACGTAGCGATGGTAATTCCGGTAATCCGTCTCCAGATCGTGAGCCATGAGGATCACGGCGGTATAGTCGTCGGGCTGTACTTCGGTATCTTTGGCTACTACGGCATCCGCCCACTGAAAAAGTACTTTGTTGATTTTCTGCGGATTACAGAAAACTGTCGTTAGCCAGCCCAGTTCACGGGCCTGTCGTACCAGCGGGTAAATGTCATAATTGCCGCCGTGAATGAACAGGTGAATGGGAGGCAAAATCACTTCCAGCAATACGCAGACCGAGCCAAAAGAACCCGAAAATTCCTGCGTATGCGACTTCTGACTGTGCAGGGTCGTATGAATCGATTCGCTCAACGCAGGCAACAGTTCCTGAACCGGGAAAAGGGCAGCGAACGAATCGGCGTCCTCAAACCGGTAAACCGAACCCAGCGGTAAGGTGTCCGACTGACTTTCCGTAACGGTTACGACTACGGAAGGACTGCGTCGATGAATCAACGGTTCCAGCTGTAACACCGCATTCGACAGATCATCCGCATTCAATGGACTCAGCAGTACGTCAATAACGCCATTACAACCTAGCCCCACGCCGATCTGATAAGGATCGTCATCGGTAGTATCGTAGGTGACCATGGCGGCTTTTCCGGTAGACATGGCCAAACGGGCCCGTTTCAGAGCATCACCTTCCAGACAACCGCCCGAAATGCCACCCACCCACTGACCGTCTTCGGTAACTAGCATGCGGGCTCCCACCCGTCGGTAGGAGGAACCCTCCACCCGAACTACCGTCGCCAGAGCGGCCTTTGTGGTCGTAAAATCAATCTTTTTATAGTGGTCGAGAATGGCACTTATTTCTTTCATAGCAATAGGGGCCCGCTTGCTTAGGGACTAGGCGGGCATCCGGCTTATTTCCCCAGGCGTATTTTCACGCCTCCAAAGAAAGTACGATCCGTCGCCGGTTCAAAATAACGGCCTCCGGCGGCATTGATCTGTACATTGGCAAAATAGCGTTGATTCAGGAGATTGTTGATGCCCACGAACGGTTCCAGCGACCAGTTGGTTCGCTTGATCTGCCAGCCCAGTCGCAGGTTGAGTAAGGAGTACGCATCCGTCCGAACGGCATTGGCATCGTCGGCGTAAAAAGTACCGTTCCGGCGAAACTGCACAATGCCGTAGAAACCAGCGGGCCGGAAATACCGTACCTCGGCGTACCCAAAATGCGGCGGAATCCCCGGCAACTGATTGTTGTCGAACGTACCCGAAGTGGTACTGTAATGCAAGTATTTAAAGTTTGAGTAGGTGTAATTGACGAAAGCCGTAAGCCCTTCGGTAAGCTCTGCGGTGAGCCCCAGTTCTACGCCCCGGCGACGGGAGTTGCCGGCGTTTCGGTAGAAGGTACGACCTGGAAACTCAGTCAGCTGATACGGTACGATTTCACCGCGAACATTGACCTGAAAAACGGCGGCGTCTACTTTCAGCCAGCCAAACGTAGCTTTCGTACCCAATTCGTAATTGTAAGCCCGCATGGGGCCTAACTCCGGATTGAAACCGCCCAGGTTACTCGGATTATTGCCGAGTTCAGTCAGGGCGGGCGTTTCAAAGCTGGTTGAAAAATTGGCGTATACGCTGCGTTGCGGCTGATATTCCCAGTTCAGGCCCGCTGTGGGGCTAAAACGCTGGTAGGTGCGACGACCCGACTGATCCGCATCACTCAGGAAACGGTCTTTTACTTTTAATTGAATATCATCGTAACGGGTGCCTACCGTCAGGGCTACGTTTTTACCGAAGCCAAATTCCTGCAACAGATACGCTCCAATGTTACGAAAAGTCTCCACCTGGTTGAGTGTCTCGGCACCGCTGTTACCCTCCTGATTATCGTTTCGTTTGCGGTTATCCTGTTGGTTTTCAAGGTCAATACCCGCTTTTAAGCGGTACGAAACTGAGCCAAACTGATCGGTATACTGATAGCTGGCTCCACCGCCCGTAAAGTTTCGGATGAACTGCACATTGCCACCCGCCTGAAAAGCTAGCCGGTTTTCGAAATCGCGGTTGGTCCAGAAGGCCCGGGCCTGTACCTGATGTTTCGTACCCAGCGACTGATCATACACCACGGCGGTGCGGTGTTGCGTGGCTCCCGAGAACGCCTGGAACTGTACATTTTGCGGACGAGCCATCCGACGGTTCTGTTCCACCTGCTGCATCGTCAGACCACCGGGGTCCTGAGCGGTGTTTTTCGCAAAGTTGTACAGAAAGGTTAGTTTGGCCGTAGCACTGAGTTCGTGCTGGAATTTTACGTTGAAAAGCCAGTTATTCATGGCGGCGTACTCGCGATAGCCGTCCTGTTGATTGCGACTGGCGTTGATGAGCAGGGACGAACGCTGCCATTTCTGACCGACCTTGATCTGGTACCGCTGAAATCCGTAACTGCCCGCGATGGCCTGAGCTTCGGCGAAGTTGCTGGTCGGCGTTTCCGTGGTATAGGAGAGGATACCGCCCGAAGCATTACCGTACAAAGCCGAGGACGCTCCCCGAATGACTTCCAGTTGCCCCAGACTGCCCACGTCGAAATTATTAACTTTTGCCTGTCCATCGGGTGTTGATTCGGGAATGCCGTCGAGTAGAACTTTCAGGCCCCGAATGCCGAAAGAAGAGCGGGCTCCGAAACCCCGGATGGAAATGCGTAAATCCTGAGCGAAGTTGTCTGGATTCTGGGCAAATACGCCGGGGATAGCACCCATGGCATCGAATAACGAAAGCTGCGGTTGACCTACCTGCAGGCGATACTGGCTCAGCACCGATACGGCAAAAGGGCTACGATTTTCGGCCACATTTAGTCGCGTGGACTGAATCTCAACGGGGTTCAGATTTCGCGTACGAAGGCTGTCCGATTGAGCCCAGGTAAAGAAGGGTATTCCAACAAAAAGTAGAGCAAGACGCATAAGAAGCCGGAGGGCAATCCGTGTAAATAGATTTTGATACAGGAATAACTTTCAATCAACGCAAATCGTTTTATCTTATAAATAGAATAAATTGGATATTGTCGTTATCTTTCGGCAACAGAGATAAAGCTCTCACCCTTAAGATTTTAATGCTATGAAATCGGATTCACTGTTTGATCTCAGAAGTCATTTAAAAAATCGCCGGCTCGATCAGGTGGTTGAAAACCGAACGGCCTATACGCTAAATACGGCGGAACTTACGATCTACGAAACCCATGCTCAGGCCGAGGCCGTTGAGCTGACCTTCCATAACCCGGTACTGACCAGCATGATTCGTGGTAAAAAAGTCATGCATCTGGATGA
Coding sequences within it:
- a CDS encoding SAM hydrolase/SAM-dependent halogenase family protein; amino-acid sequence: MKNRFNALIIVLGILVNTGWAQQKIVVFQSDFGLKDGAVSAMKGVAMGVSTELKLFDLTHEIPAYNIWEAAYRLEQTVAYWPAGTVFVSVVDPGVGTERKSVVLKTKSGHFIVTPDNGTLTLLAESAGIAEVREINEAVNRRKNSGKSYTFHGRDVYAYTAARLAAGVISFPQVGPLLPKQVVSLPYQKASREGQSLKGTIPILDVQYGNVWTNIPVDLFQQLGVTAGQSVRVRIFHRNQKVYEDTLPYVETFGSVAEDKPLVYLNSLLQVAFALNQGNFAETHHIGSGGEWSVELSR
- a CDS encoding T9SS type A sorting domain-containing protein; amino-acid sequence: MKNRYLLTGLGLLVSFLSFEAHAQKFSFELDTAVQVTVQGRILPNAWAGGLNAPQFSKMHLNQDQVEDLVIFDRTSRKISTFLAQPTGNGSYTWRHAPLYEAYFPELESWMLLRDFDGDGRKDLFAHTPSGIKVYQNVSAPSGFRWQLLFDPLYTEGFSGQVNMQVPSTDVPGIDDVDGDGDLDLVIFDIAGDFAEYHQNMSIERTGKAGLTFKKVGFCWGNFIKRQYGDACFNMNCETGEGDCPAVQNNPGGRPLHAGNSILLWDYNGDGVKDFFYSYIEDSHVAYMPNAGTREKARFTQADYLFPSVKPIDMGVFPATFLEDVTFDGKPDLLAAPNVYSNDQLKANDFRRTAWLYESTGSGLIFRKENFLQEDMVDLGENTTTALADLDGDGDADLLVGYAGFRSGQTYRGGIALFRNVGTPQQAKFQLETDDYLGLATQLQNRQNQLVTNVNIFVSDVTGDGIPDLGFMAQTPAGSIVRYIPNRGGKTGAFQLNPDELTALPLPNDLYAGSVPLYLDVNRDGRIDLLIGTYYGGIQYYRNTGTSTQPTYQLETKSYGGQTDDFTNRGFSLIAADVNGDERLDLLTAYDNGSLKVFHDFLNQTTLSADSNSVQSPVNAVTSLKIGGVPSLAVADLNQDGLPDIVAGTNTGGLRLLLNRSEKLPPSPDTGTETVRVGPNPTDRYVTIQTTAEAEVHLYSLLGQWLGKARSNGTNRYELDFRGLPTGVYLVQIQTASSGKITRKIILR
- the metH gene encoding methionine synthase, yielding MTTIQKPDIRSLLKNRILVLDGAMGTMIQRYKLEEEDYRGSRFADWPHPLKGNNDLLVLTRPDIIKTIHAEYYEAGADIVETNSFSGTWIAMADYGMEELVYELNYESARIAREVADEFTARNPDKPRYVAGSMGPTNRTASLSPDVNNPGYRAITFDQLVGAYYEQTKALIEGGSDILLVETIFDTLNAKAALFAIDTYYQDVTNGKSPWPEHIPQGPKFEVPIMVSGTITDASGRTLSGQTTEAFLTSVSHLPLLSVGLNCALGADLMRPYVQTLADKSPFFTSAHPNAGLPNEMGEYDETPEQMGETINGFLNDGLLNIIGGCCGTTPGHIRRIAEIAATHQPRPIPVEEPVLKLSGLEPIEVTKEKVLFLNIGERCNVTGSKKFARLIRENKYDEALSIAREQVETGAQVIDVNMDEGMIDGAAAMTTFLNLLAAEPDIARVPVMVDSSKWEVIEAGLKCVQGKAIVNSISLKEGEEKFKEYARTVQRYGAAAVVMAFDENGQADSYERRIEICERAYRILVDEVGFPAEDIIFDPNILTVATGIDEHNNYAVDFINATRWIKENLPHAKVSGGVSNVSFSFRGNEPVREAIHSAFLYHAIKAGMDMGIVNAGQLTIYDEIPKDFLELVEDVLLNRRPDSTERLVTFAETVKAKGKTETGPDNSWRQLPVKERLSHALVKGIADFIDEDTEECRQAYARPIEVIEGPLMDGMNVVGDLFGAGKMFLPQVVKSARVMKKAVAYLQPFIEASKEAGSTAGRILLATVKGDVHDIGKNIVGVVLGCNNYEIIDLGVMVPTDKILEAAKTHNVDIIGLSGLITPSLDEMVGVAKEMERQGFNVPLLIGGATTSRIHTAVKIDPQYSGPVIHVLDASRSVPVAGRLTQSDESRAAVLSSIKAEYAKLREDHAKRKSDKNFVNIEAARQNKVNIDWENFQATKPRFLGTRVFEDYSLSEIAPYIDWTPFFQTWQLHGKYPAILEDQVVGAEAKKLFEDANNLLLEIIHDQSLKARAVVGFWPANSHEDDIILHPYETVSREVSCERHGSHTHLEYQISRANRSGEEVITTPALATLHHLRQQSQKAANLPNYSLADFIAPLESVHTDYIGGFAVTTGIGIEALLEKYEKDHDDYGSIMVKAIADRLAEAFAELMHQRVRKEFWGYAANETLENQDLIEEKYQGIRPAPGYPACPEHTEKRTLFDLLGAEQLGITLTESYAMYPASSVSGWYFSHPDSRYFTVGKIQKDQVEDYAKRKGMTLEEAEKWLAPALAY
- a CDS encoding UDP-N-acetylmuramoyl-tripeptide--D-alanyl-D-alanine ligase, yielding MIADLYQKYLTCSSVSIDTRKIEPGAMFFALKGEKFDANTFAAQALTNGAAYVVMDNAEYATDERCLVVPNTLQALQQLALYHRRTLTIPVIGIGGSNGKTTTKELTHRVLAKRFRTFATPGNYNNYIGVPLTLLSMPIGTEVLIVELGANQKGDIEELVNICEPGLGLITNIGKSHLEGFGGLQGVREGEGELYDFLVQTNGLIFFHAQDETLVSMLEERGAKKFNLIPYRDDVQLLETNPNVVYEIGEQRVETHLMGDYNFINMRAALTLGHYFGVAEADMHAAIAGYVAENNRSQILQKGSNTIWLDAYNANPSSMAAALKNFEALDAKKKLVILGDMFELGEEGPSEHELMGKLIAECHFDYVLLAGPLMQNALKYLPRAYYFPDKFGLHVWLEEHPMTDTHFLIKGSRGMGLESTLGMIGGGESS